A section of the Oenanthe melanoleuca isolate GR-GAL-2019-014 chromosome 6, OMel1.0, whole genome shotgun sequence genome encodes:
- the TDRD1 gene encoding tudor domain-containing protein 1 isoform X3 encodes MTEPLNLQHNGVADADLSNRVTGSSMEDKTGRENCIAAADKENTVSHSNWINGKPKKSQYSSKSGFSICYDKSFLSLLVPPSKGGTCHRCGLFGKLRCSQCLQTYYCSADCQKKDWPAHRIVCEPLKQNLSNSKTKTGVYLKEEVRLSFAVDVALSDSDSLNKVPLEMKSHLTSGSCAKEYSSRESENHSKGSEKKLPELEDSPHCANSVAKFVSLNIGDEFSGVVSHIQNPDTFFCQRMQSACELAELEASLNEYCNKLPSSSSFRPAAGNMCCAQFTEDNLWYRAAVRAYASEDTVLVDYMDYGNSDSLPLTRLRPIIPSLMDLPAQAIRCSLAGVKPPWTSEIISYMKKLVKDKVLTVKVVNKESSRSVVELTDTSGTPAVNISSLLIEEGCAAEELSMVLPTPRGSDVEQAKEDTRNKRMCKWIKLTLNQTLSVIVCTVYNPGEFYCQISNSHELLALNSLNKSLSEYCQKTLPDVFEPENGDPCCAFYSEDGNWYRAVVKSITSNGSVRVSFVDYGNTEEVPLKNIRQISSSFLKLPFQAIKCWLSGIKPGSSKWNPEATRRFHMYTSGLELQATVTSLSEDGAGVVLTDNSTDCPKMINEILTSEKLVVKEVLQDKNDFPDKSVDQKATSLGHWKSIELAVDETMSVWVTEVVSPDLFYAVPVPNTGQKKLLKELISLEDYCRSCNKQPFQPKLGEACCAQFSGNGNWYRAVVLEASQSAVKVLYGDYGSTETLPLSKVLPIADSYLKLPFQTIACSLAGIEKAEWSPLVLDKLKKLLLKQHVTITVKGINGNVNLVKVEKHMDNDYVNIADKLLKEGLVTSCSAENSHSKHQGNGGETSCCCTELKVQLEKHRQVLLFLLNKFGNPDGFTDMKNLLKH; translated from the exons ATGACAGAACCACTTAATCTTCAACATAATGGAGTTGCAGATGCAGATTTAAGCAACAGGGTCACAG GAAGTTCTATGGAAGACAAAACTGGTAGAGAGAACTGCATAGCTGCAGCTGataaagaaaatact GTGTCACATTCTAATTGGATTAATGGGAAGCCAAAGAAATCACAGTATTCCTCTAAGAGTGGTTTTTCTATTTGCTATGATAAGAGTTTCTTGAGTTTGTTAGTACCACCCTCTAAAGGGGGCACTTGCCATCGTTGTGGTCTTTTTG gAAAGCTCAGATGTTCACAGTGTCTGCAGACATACTATTGCTCTGCAGATTGTCAGAAAAAAGATTGGCCAGCACACAGAATTGTTTGTGAGCCCCTTAAACAGAA TTTAAGTAATAGCAAAACCAAGACGGGAGTTTATCTCAAG GAGGAAGTGAGGTTGAGTTTTGCTGTAGATGTTGCTCTTTCAGATTCTG ACAGCCTAAATAAAGTTCCCTTAGAAATGAAGTCTCATTTAACTTCAGGAAGTTGTGCCAAAGAATACTCTTCAAGAG AATCAGAAAACCATTCAAagggaagtgaaaaaaaattgcctgaGCTTGAAGACTCTCCTCACTGTGCTAATTCAGTTGCCAAGTTTGTCTCCTTAAATATTGGAGATGAATTTTCTGGTGTGGTTTCCCACATTCAAAATCCAGACACCTTTTTTTGTCAGCGGATGCAAAGTGCCT GTGAACTTGCTGAGCTTGAGGCGTCTCTTAATGAGTACTGTAACAAACTTCCCAGTAGTTCATCGTTCCGTCCTGCTGCTGGCAATatgtgctgtgcccagttcaCAG AAGATAACCTTTGGTATCGTGCTGCTGTTAGAGCTTATGCTTCTGAAGACACTGTTTTGGTAGACTATATGGACTATGGTAACTCTGACTCTCTGCCACTGACCAGACTTCGTCCTATAATTCCAAGCTTAATGGACTTGCCAGCTCAAGCCATAAGATGTAGCCTTGCAG GTGTAAAGCCACCATGGacctcagaaattatttcttacaTGAAAAAACTGGTGAAAGACAAAGTGTTGACAGTAAAAGTAGTGAATAAAGAGAGTTCTAGATCTGTGGTGGAGCTTACAGATACATCAGGTACTCCAGCAGTAAATATATCGAGCCTTCTCATCGAGGAAGGCTgtgcagctgaggagctgagcaTGGTCTTACCAACACCCAGAGGGAGTGATGTTGAGCAAGCCAAGG AGGACACAAGGAACAAAAGAATGTGCAAGTGGATTAAATTAACTCTTAACCAAACACTCAGTGTCATAGTATGTACAGTGTACAATCCTGGAGAATTCTACTGTCAGATTTCAAACAGCCATG AGTTGCTTGCTCTAAACTCACTTAACAAATCGTTGTCTGAATACTGTCAGAAAACACTACCAGATGTTTTTGAGCCTGAAAATGGAGACCCTTGCTGTGCTTTTTACTCTG AGGATGGTAACTGGTACCGTGCTGTGGTGAAAAGTATCACTTCAAATGGGAGTGTTCGAGTGAGCTTCGTGGACTATGGAAATACTGAGGAAGTACCACTGAAAAATATCCGGCAGATCTCATCCTCATTCCTAAAACTTCCATTTCAAGCAATTAAGTGCTGGCTCTCAG GTATAAAGCCTGGAAGTAGCAAATGGAATCCAGAAGCTACAAGAAGATTTCATATGTACACTTCAGGTTTAGAACTTCAAGCCACAGTAACTTCCCTTTCTGAAGATGGGGCAGGTGTAGTGCTTACTGACAATTCCACAGACTGTCCAAAAATGATCAATGAGATACTAACTTCAGAAAAACTGGTTGTAAAGGAAGTTCTGCAAGATAAAAATGACTTTCCAGACAAGTCTGTTGATCAAAAAG CAACCTCACTTGGGCACTGGAAGTCAATTGAATTGGCTGTAGATGAAACCATGTCTGTCTGGGTAACAGAAGTTGTAAGCCCAGACTTGTTCTATGCTGTACCAGTTCCAAATACAG GTCAAAAGAAGCTCCTGAAGGAGCTGATTTCACTGGAAGACTATTGTAGATCTTGTAACAAACAGCCCTTCCAGCCAAAACTGGGTGAAGCCTGTTGTGCTCAGTTTTCAG GTAATGGCAATTGGTACAGAGCTGTTGTTCTGGAAGCTTCCCAGTCTGCAGTGAAAGTCCTGTATGGAGACTATGGCAGCACAGAAACTTTACCCCTTTCAAAGGTGCTGCCAATTGCTGATTCCTATTTAAAGCTGCCTTTTCAGACAATTGCATGTTCACTTGCAG GAATAGAGAAAGCTGAGTGGTCTCCATTAGTGCTTGACAAGTTGAAAAAACTATTATTGAAGCAACACGTCACAATTACAGTGAAAGGGATTAACGGGAATGTTAATTTAGTAAAGGTGGAGAAACACATGGACAATGATTATGTTAATATAGCTGACAAACTGCTAAAGGAGGgtttggtcacatcctgcagtgctgaaaacTCTCATAGTAAACATCAAG
- the TDRD1 gene encoding tudor domain-containing protein 1 isoform X1 — MRNPGVQPVLFITTTFSDNSTARSPRDSRAGVDGHSFCRYLAHSHFCSYSNGNLYTMTEPLNLQHNGVADADLSNRVTGSSMEDKTGRENCIAAADKENTVSHSNWINGKPKKSQYSSKSGFSICYDKSFLSLLVPPSKGGTCHRCGLFGKLRCSQCLQTYYCSADCQKKDWPAHRIVCEPLKQNLSNSKTKTGVYLKEEVRLSFAVDVALSDSEDSLNKVPLEMKSHLTSGSCAKEYSSRESENHSKGSEKKLPELEDSPHCANSVAKFVSLNIGDEFSGVVSHIQNPDTFFCQRMQSACELAELEASLNEYCNKLPSSSSFRPAAGNMCCAQFTEDNLWYRAAVRAYASEDTVLVDYMDYGNSDSLPLTRLRPIIPSLMDLPAQAIRCSLAGVKPPWTSEIISYMKKLVKDKVLTVKVVNKESSRSVVELTDTSGTPAVNISSLLIEEGCAAEELSMVLPTPRGSDVEQAKEDTRNKRMCKWIKLTLNQTLSVIVCTVYNPGEFYCQISNSHELLALNSLNKSLSEYCQKTLPDVFEPENGDPCCAFYSEDGNWYRAVVKSITSNGSVRVSFVDYGNTEEVPLKNIRQISSSFLKLPFQAIKCWLSGIKPGSSKWNPEATRRFHMYTSGLELQATVTSLSEDGAGVVLTDNSTDCPKMINEILTSEKLVVKEVLQDKNDFPDKSVDQKATSLGHWKSIELAVDETMSVWVTEVVSPDLFYAVPVPNTGQKKLLKELISLEDYCRSCNKQPFQPKLGEACCAQFSGNGNWYRAVVLEASQSAVKVLYGDYGSTETLPLSKVLPIADSYLKLPFQTIACSLAGIEKAEWSPLVLDKLKKLLLKQHVTITVKGINGNVNLVKVEKHMDNDYVNIADKLLKEGLVTSCSAENSHSKHQGNGGETSCCCTELKVQLEKHRQVLLFLLNKFGNPDGFTDMKNLLKH, encoded by the exons ATGAGGAACCCAGGAGTGCAGCCCGTGCTTTTTATTACTACAACGTTCTCTGACAATAGTACAGCGAGGTCTCCTCGGGATTCACGTGCAGGTGTTGATGGCCACTCCTTTTGTCG CTACTTGGCCCACAGCCACTTTTGTTCATACTCTAATGGCAACCTTTACACGATGACAGAACCACTTAATCTTCAACATAATGGAGTTGCAGATGCAGATTTAAGCAACAGGGTCACAG GAAGTTCTATGGAAGACAAAACTGGTAGAGAGAACTGCATAGCTGCAGCTGataaagaaaatact GTGTCACATTCTAATTGGATTAATGGGAAGCCAAAGAAATCACAGTATTCCTCTAAGAGTGGTTTTTCTATTTGCTATGATAAGAGTTTCTTGAGTTTGTTAGTACCACCCTCTAAAGGGGGCACTTGCCATCGTTGTGGTCTTTTTG gAAAGCTCAGATGTTCACAGTGTCTGCAGACATACTATTGCTCTGCAGATTGTCAGAAAAAAGATTGGCCAGCACACAGAATTGTTTGTGAGCCCCTTAAACAGAA TTTAAGTAATAGCAAAACCAAGACGGGAGTTTATCTCAAG GAGGAAGTGAGGTTGAGTTTTGCTGTAGATGTTGCTCTTTCAGATTCTG AAGACAGCCTAAATAAAGTTCCCTTAGAAATGAAGTCTCATTTAACTTCAGGAAGTTGTGCCAAAGAATACTCTTCAAGAG AATCAGAAAACCATTCAAagggaagtgaaaaaaaattgcctgaGCTTGAAGACTCTCCTCACTGTGCTAATTCAGTTGCCAAGTTTGTCTCCTTAAATATTGGAGATGAATTTTCTGGTGTGGTTTCCCACATTCAAAATCCAGACACCTTTTTTTGTCAGCGGATGCAAAGTGCCT GTGAACTTGCTGAGCTTGAGGCGTCTCTTAATGAGTACTGTAACAAACTTCCCAGTAGTTCATCGTTCCGTCCTGCTGCTGGCAATatgtgctgtgcccagttcaCAG AAGATAACCTTTGGTATCGTGCTGCTGTTAGAGCTTATGCTTCTGAAGACACTGTTTTGGTAGACTATATGGACTATGGTAACTCTGACTCTCTGCCACTGACCAGACTTCGTCCTATAATTCCAAGCTTAATGGACTTGCCAGCTCAAGCCATAAGATGTAGCCTTGCAG GTGTAAAGCCACCATGGacctcagaaattatttcttacaTGAAAAAACTGGTGAAAGACAAAGTGTTGACAGTAAAAGTAGTGAATAAAGAGAGTTCTAGATCTGTGGTGGAGCTTACAGATACATCAGGTACTCCAGCAGTAAATATATCGAGCCTTCTCATCGAGGAAGGCTgtgcagctgaggagctgagcaTGGTCTTACCAACACCCAGAGGGAGTGATGTTGAGCAAGCCAAGG AGGACACAAGGAACAAAAGAATGTGCAAGTGGATTAAATTAACTCTTAACCAAACACTCAGTGTCATAGTATGTACAGTGTACAATCCTGGAGAATTCTACTGTCAGATTTCAAACAGCCATG AGTTGCTTGCTCTAAACTCACTTAACAAATCGTTGTCTGAATACTGTCAGAAAACACTACCAGATGTTTTTGAGCCTGAAAATGGAGACCCTTGCTGTGCTTTTTACTCTG AGGATGGTAACTGGTACCGTGCTGTGGTGAAAAGTATCACTTCAAATGGGAGTGTTCGAGTGAGCTTCGTGGACTATGGAAATACTGAGGAAGTACCACTGAAAAATATCCGGCAGATCTCATCCTCATTCCTAAAACTTCCATTTCAAGCAATTAAGTGCTGGCTCTCAG GTATAAAGCCTGGAAGTAGCAAATGGAATCCAGAAGCTACAAGAAGATTTCATATGTACACTTCAGGTTTAGAACTTCAAGCCACAGTAACTTCCCTTTCTGAAGATGGGGCAGGTGTAGTGCTTACTGACAATTCCACAGACTGTCCAAAAATGATCAATGAGATACTAACTTCAGAAAAACTGGTTGTAAAGGAAGTTCTGCAAGATAAAAATGACTTTCCAGACAAGTCTGTTGATCAAAAAG CAACCTCACTTGGGCACTGGAAGTCAATTGAATTGGCTGTAGATGAAACCATGTCTGTCTGGGTAACAGAAGTTGTAAGCCCAGACTTGTTCTATGCTGTACCAGTTCCAAATACAG GTCAAAAGAAGCTCCTGAAGGAGCTGATTTCACTGGAAGACTATTGTAGATCTTGTAACAAACAGCCCTTCCAGCCAAAACTGGGTGAAGCCTGTTGTGCTCAGTTTTCAG GTAATGGCAATTGGTACAGAGCTGTTGTTCTGGAAGCTTCCCAGTCTGCAGTGAAAGTCCTGTATGGAGACTATGGCAGCACAGAAACTTTACCCCTTTCAAAGGTGCTGCCAATTGCTGATTCCTATTTAAAGCTGCCTTTTCAGACAATTGCATGTTCACTTGCAG GAATAGAGAAAGCTGAGTGGTCTCCATTAGTGCTTGACAAGTTGAAAAAACTATTATTGAAGCAACACGTCACAATTACAGTGAAAGGGATTAACGGGAATGTTAATTTAGTAAAGGTGGAGAAACACATGGACAATGATTATGTTAATATAGCTGACAAACTGCTAAAGGAGGgtttggtcacatcctgcagtgctgaaaacTCTCATAGTAAACATCAAG
- the TDRD1 gene encoding tudor domain-containing protein 1 isoform X2 yields the protein MTEPLNLQHNGVADADLSNRVTGSSMEDKTGRENCIAAADKENTVSHSNWINGKPKKSQYSSKSGFSICYDKSFLSLLVPPSKGGTCHRCGLFGKLRCSQCLQTYYCSADCQKKDWPAHRIVCEPLKQNLSNSKTKTGVYLKEEVRLSFAVDVALSDSEDSLNKVPLEMKSHLTSGSCAKEYSSRESENHSKGSEKKLPELEDSPHCANSVAKFVSLNIGDEFSGVVSHIQNPDTFFCQRMQSACELAELEASLNEYCNKLPSSSSFRPAAGNMCCAQFTEDNLWYRAAVRAYASEDTVLVDYMDYGNSDSLPLTRLRPIIPSLMDLPAQAIRCSLAGVKPPWTSEIISYMKKLVKDKVLTVKVVNKESSRSVVELTDTSGTPAVNISSLLIEEGCAAEELSMVLPTPRGSDVEQAKEDTRNKRMCKWIKLTLNQTLSVIVCTVYNPGEFYCQISNSHELLALNSLNKSLSEYCQKTLPDVFEPENGDPCCAFYSEDGNWYRAVVKSITSNGSVRVSFVDYGNTEEVPLKNIRQISSSFLKLPFQAIKCWLSGIKPGSSKWNPEATRRFHMYTSGLELQATVTSLSEDGAGVVLTDNSTDCPKMINEILTSEKLVVKEVLQDKNDFPDKSVDQKATSLGHWKSIELAVDETMSVWVTEVVSPDLFYAVPVPNTGQKKLLKELISLEDYCRSCNKQPFQPKLGEACCAQFSGNGNWYRAVVLEASQSAVKVLYGDYGSTETLPLSKVLPIADSYLKLPFQTIACSLAGIEKAEWSPLVLDKLKKLLLKQHVTITVKGINGNVNLVKVEKHMDNDYVNIADKLLKEGLVTSCSAENSHSKHQGNGGETSCCCTELKVQLEKHRQVLLFLLNKFGNPDGFTDMKNLLKH from the exons ATGACAGAACCACTTAATCTTCAACATAATGGAGTTGCAGATGCAGATTTAAGCAACAGGGTCACAG GAAGTTCTATGGAAGACAAAACTGGTAGAGAGAACTGCATAGCTGCAGCTGataaagaaaatact GTGTCACATTCTAATTGGATTAATGGGAAGCCAAAGAAATCACAGTATTCCTCTAAGAGTGGTTTTTCTATTTGCTATGATAAGAGTTTCTTGAGTTTGTTAGTACCACCCTCTAAAGGGGGCACTTGCCATCGTTGTGGTCTTTTTG gAAAGCTCAGATGTTCACAGTGTCTGCAGACATACTATTGCTCTGCAGATTGTCAGAAAAAAGATTGGCCAGCACACAGAATTGTTTGTGAGCCCCTTAAACAGAA TTTAAGTAATAGCAAAACCAAGACGGGAGTTTATCTCAAG GAGGAAGTGAGGTTGAGTTTTGCTGTAGATGTTGCTCTTTCAGATTCTG AAGACAGCCTAAATAAAGTTCCCTTAGAAATGAAGTCTCATTTAACTTCAGGAAGTTGTGCCAAAGAATACTCTTCAAGAG AATCAGAAAACCATTCAAagggaagtgaaaaaaaattgcctgaGCTTGAAGACTCTCCTCACTGTGCTAATTCAGTTGCCAAGTTTGTCTCCTTAAATATTGGAGATGAATTTTCTGGTGTGGTTTCCCACATTCAAAATCCAGACACCTTTTTTTGTCAGCGGATGCAAAGTGCCT GTGAACTTGCTGAGCTTGAGGCGTCTCTTAATGAGTACTGTAACAAACTTCCCAGTAGTTCATCGTTCCGTCCTGCTGCTGGCAATatgtgctgtgcccagttcaCAG AAGATAACCTTTGGTATCGTGCTGCTGTTAGAGCTTATGCTTCTGAAGACACTGTTTTGGTAGACTATATGGACTATGGTAACTCTGACTCTCTGCCACTGACCAGACTTCGTCCTATAATTCCAAGCTTAATGGACTTGCCAGCTCAAGCCATAAGATGTAGCCTTGCAG GTGTAAAGCCACCATGGacctcagaaattatttcttacaTGAAAAAACTGGTGAAAGACAAAGTGTTGACAGTAAAAGTAGTGAATAAAGAGAGTTCTAGATCTGTGGTGGAGCTTACAGATACATCAGGTACTCCAGCAGTAAATATATCGAGCCTTCTCATCGAGGAAGGCTgtgcagctgaggagctgagcaTGGTCTTACCAACACCCAGAGGGAGTGATGTTGAGCAAGCCAAGG AGGACACAAGGAACAAAAGAATGTGCAAGTGGATTAAATTAACTCTTAACCAAACACTCAGTGTCATAGTATGTACAGTGTACAATCCTGGAGAATTCTACTGTCAGATTTCAAACAGCCATG AGTTGCTTGCTCTAAACTCACTTAACAAATCGTTGTCTGAATACTGTCAGAAAACACTACCAGATGTTTTTGAGCCTGAAAATGGAGACCCTTGCTGTGCTTTTTACTCTG AGGATGGTAACTGGTACCGTGCTGTGGTGAAAAGTATCACTTCAAATGGGAGTGTTCGAGTGAGCTTCGTGGACTATGGAAATACTGAGGAAGTACCACTGAAAAATATCCGGCAGATCTCATCCTCATTCCTAAAACTTCCATTTCAAGCAATTAAGTGCTGGCTCTCAG GTATAAAGCCTGGAAGTAGCAAATGGAATCCAGAAGCTACAAGAAGATTTCATATGTACACTTCAGGTTTAGAACTTCAAGCCACAGTAACTTCCCTTTCTGAAGATGGGGCAGGTGTAGTGCTTACTGACAATTCCACAGACTGTCCAAAAATGATCAATGAGATACTAACTTCAGAAAAACTGGTTGTAAAGGAAGTTCTGCAAGATAAAAATGACTTTCCAGACAAGTCTGTTGATCAAAAAG CAACCTCACTTGGGCACTGGAAGTCAATTGAATTGGCTGTAGATGAAACCATGTCTGTCTGGGTAACAGAAGTTGTAAGCCCAGACTTGTTCTATGCTGTACCAGTTCCAAATACAG GTCAAAAGAAGCTCCTGAAGGAGCTGATTTCACTGGAAGACTATTGTAGATCTTGTAACAAACAGCCCTTCCAGCCAAAACTGGGTGAAGCCTGTTGTGCTCAGTTTTCAG GTAATGGCAATTGGTACAGAGCTGTTGTTCTGGAAGCTTCCCAGTCTGCAGTGAAAGTCCTGTATGGAGACTATGGCAGCACAGAAACTTTACCCCTTTCAAAGGTGCTGCCAATTGCTGATTCCTATTTAAAGCTGCCTTTTCAGACAATTGCATGTTCACTTGCAG GAATAGAGAAAGCTGAGTGGTCTCCATTAGTGCTTGACAAGTTGAAAAAACTATTATTGAAGCAACACGTCACAATTACAGTGAAAGGGATTAACGGGAATGTTAATTTAGTAAAGGTGGAGAAACACATGGACAATGATTATGTTAATATAGCTGACAAACTGCTAAAGGAGGgtttggtcacatcctgcagtgctgaaaacTCTCATAGTAAACATCAAG